The genomic DNA TCCAAAGATGGGAATTGTAGGAGCTGCTTATGGTACTCTATTTTCTCGTTTTGCAATGCTAGCTCTTTTAATAGTTATCATGAAATCGAAAGCTATTTTTGCCCCTTATTTGAAAGGTTTTTCATTGTTAGAAATTAAAGAAAAGATACTTCAAAGAATTTTTAATTTAGGATATCCAACGGCTTTGCAAATGTGGTTTGAGGTAGGTATTTTCTCTTCAGGTATTTTTTTAGCGGGTGCAATAGGTACTAAAGCGCAAGCAGCAAATCAAATAGCATTAAACTTGGCGTCAATGACTTTTATGATTGCCGTAGGTTTAGGAGTTACTGCTACTATTAGAGTAGGAAACCAGAAAGGATTGAAGAATTATAAAGAATTACGTAGAATAGCCTTATCCATATTTGTATTAATGGCAGCAATTGATTTGCTTTTTGCAGGTGGATTTATTCTAATGAAAAATATATTGCCAACATTTTATATTCATGATGTAGAAGTAATAGAAGTAGCGGCAACGTTGATTGTAATAGCAGGCTTTTTTCAATTATCAGATGGAATTCAAGCAGTCGTTTTAGGAGCGCTTCGAGGTTTGCAGGATGTGAAAATTCCTATGCTAATTACCTTTGTAGCTTATTGGGTAGTTGGTTTTCCTATTTGTTATTACTTAAGCTTGAAAACAGATTTGAAGGCGATAGGTATTTGGATAGGTTTGCTAATATCTCTGACTGTTTCTGCAATATTATTATATATTCGCTTTCATCAACTTACTAAAAAATTAATTCAGACAAAAAAATATAATGAAATTACCTAAATTTTTACTAGCAGATAATAGCAATTATCCAGAAGATGTTTTTGTATTACATACCGAATTCCCTCGTTTTTTAATGAACTTGAAAAATGATGATGTTGAGTGGTTTGATGATTTGGTAGGAACTGATGAAAACGAAATGGCAAATGAAGTTGCTACTTTAATGGATCAAGCAGGTGAGTTTTATGATGAAGAAATGAAAAGCTTAGAATAAGTAGCTATTAGATAACAGCATTTTCAAGAATCGCAAAAGTTTTAGCATCAGGATTAATTTCTGCCTTGATCCCATATGGAATTGTAAAAGTAGGGCAGGTGTGCCCAAAATCAGCTTCAGTGATAATGGGTAATTCCGTTAATCCTGCTTCTTTTTTAATAACTTGAATGATTGCTTCTTCATATTCTTTTACATATTTATTATGATATGGTCTTCCTATGAGTAGTCCATTTATGTTATGTAAAATACCTGAAGCTGCATAATTTCTTAAGATTTGTAAAAATAAATAAGGAGGCATCATGGATTCGGATGTTTCAATAAACATTATTGTACCCTTCCACTGTGCTGGGCTTACCCAGATGGCTGTGTCTTTTAAAGTTTCTAAAACATCATAGCAACCTCCTAATAGAGTACCTGTTGCTATTTTTGTTCCTTGCAGGAATTTCCAACCAGAAGACTGTATTAGTTTTCTAGATAGATTTTGATTTTTAGGGAGATTCCATTCGAGTCTTTCAGAGGTCCATCCATTAGTATTAGGGAGGATAATACCATTGGGAGCATTCGAAAATAGTGTTCTTTTAATATCTTTAATCTGATAAGAGTGCATGCCGTTATTCTCAGCAAAACCAACAAGGGTTGACGTACCATAAAAAGAGGTAACACCTGCTTTATAAAAGCAGAAATGAGTGACTGTAGCGTCAGAAAAGCCAATAAAAATTTTAGGATTATTTTTTATAATATCAAAATTGATATAAGGAAGGATTCGAATACTATCATTACCTCCAATATTCGAGAAAATAGCTTTGATAGAAGCATCTTCAAGTGCTTCCATTAAATCTTCTGCTCTTGCTTTTGGATTTTCGTAAATCCATTTGGCAGATCTTAAGGCATGCTTTGTTTCCGTAACTTCAAGTCCAAATACTTCTTGAATTTGCTTTTTACCAATGTTATAGCGGTGAGGAATTTCTCCAGCACCTCCCCATGATAGTGATATGGTTGCGATTTTGTCTCCTTTTTGTAATTTTTTTGGCTTTATCATTTTTATCTAAAATATGGAAAGGGTGTTATTTAATAAAGAAAGTTTTTATGAACTCCATTCGCTTTTTAATATAGCATATATAGCAACGTTTATTTTTACGTTGTCTTTTATTTCATGTTCTCTCATGGTGCCTTCGTAAGTGAAATTTACTTTTTTCAATGCATTTTTACATTTGATATTATCACTAAGTACATAGCCTTCAATCCTATTTAGGTTTAGTTTTGTAAAACCAATTTGGAATAATTGAGGCATAACCTCTTTCAAAATGCCTTTTCCCCAATATTCTTTTAGCAACCAGAAGCCAATTTCGGCTTTTTTATGTTTTTTATTAATGTCATTAAAGCCACCAGCACCGCAGAATTGTTGGTTTATTTTGTCATAAATTCCCCACCATATCCCTGTTCCATTTTCTTTGAGGTTTTGATACCATTTCATTTGTGTTTTAGTTTCTTCTAAAGTAGAAAAATGAACGTCGTAATATCGTGTAATATCAGTGTCAGACAATCCTTTGTGAATATTATTAATGTCAGATGCCACGATTTCCTTTAAAAAATAGTTAGCTGTGCTCATTTGCTTTTTAGTAAAGATGAATTAAATTACAGATGGTTTTCTAAAACTTCATTGCTATTTTAAAATTAGCTACTCTTCCTGTCATATAGTTTGGAATACCAAATTGTTGTTTAGAATAGGCATCTCTAACCCAAGTATTTGTTATTGAATTACGGATATCAAAAATATTAAAAAGTTCCAGACCAATGGAGAGCTCTTTAAAACTTTTTAAAAAGCCAGTATTGTGCTGCTTATTAGCATCTGCTAAAATATACGATAAGCCTAAATCAGCTCTTTTATAATCATGTAACCTATTTTGAAATTGATAAGGATCTGCATAAGCAGGAGACCCTCCTGGAAGACCTGTATTGTACACAATATTTAGGTACGCTTTTAAGTCAGGCAAATTAGGTACGTAATCTTGAAATAAAACACCAAACTTTAAGCGTTGATCTGTAGGACGTGCAATATAACCTCGATGATTATTGTTTTCTTCGGTTTTTAGATAGCCAAAGCTTATCCAGCTATCATTCCCAGGTACAAACTCACCATTTAAACGAATGTCTAAACCATAAGCATATGCTTTAGAGGCATTGTTAGCTGCGTATCGAATTCGAACATTGTCCACTGTATATGAGTTTACGTTACTTAAATTTTTATAGTAAGCTTCGGTAACTAGTTTAAAAGGACGATTCCACATTGCGAAACTATATTCATTTCCTGCAACGATATGAATTGATTTTTGAGCTTTTACAGTTGGATTTACGCGACCATTATGATCTCTGAGCTCTTTATAAAAAGGAGCTTGAGAGTACCATCCGCCAGAAATTCGGAATAGCATATCTTTTTCCCAATCAGGTTTGATTGCAAATTGAGCCCTCGGACTAAAAATAAAATGACTTTTAGAAGGCGCATTTCGAGGTTTTACCAGCCAATTCTGCCCGCGAACGCCAAAATTAAACCATATTTGATGTTCCTTTAAATTTGATTTTCTGCTAAATTGAGCATATCCAGAAACTCTATTAATATCAATGTCATTTTCAGCTCTAATATTTTGAAAAGCTTCAATAGGGCCTGTAAAAGGGGTATATGGTTGGTTGTTGGAAATAGCATGATGCGGAGGTCTAATGGAAAAACCTACCGAGTCAATTATTTCCCATTCGCGTATTCTGTCTCTTATATTTTCTTTTTGATATTTGACACCAATGTTCCATTCATTATTATTTTTTTTAAAATTAGCTTTTAATTGTACATTGCTAATCAAAGCGTCTAAACTATTACGAGCGTGATTAATTTGAGAACCAATGCCTTGTGAAAACTCAACTTCTCCAAAATTTTCGGAACCAATGCTACTATCAACTTCTCCTAAATTATAAGAAGCAGAAATATCAAAAAACTCTTCTTCTTGGGTGTTAAAACTAGAAATAATTCCTGTAATTTTAAGGTTTTCATTTACTTGATAATCCGTTGAAAAAGCGCCAAAGAAAGTATGGTACCGGTTTTTCTCTTGACCTTGGTAAAAAACAATAAGCTCTAACGGATTGGCAATAGTACCAAAACGCGTTCTTCTTGTTAAAGGTTTATAGTTATAGTTGTTTAAAGAAAAATTACTTAGCAAGTTAAAGGTAAGTTTATCCTGATACTTGTAAGATAAAAATGCTTGTACATCAGTAAATCGAGGCCTGAAATTAACTTCTGTTTGTTTGCTATTAACAAATAAGCTATTGTCACGATAACGAACTCCTACAATTGCACTTAATTTTTTAGAGAGAAAAGTATCTTCTATTGTAAAACTTCCCCCAAGTAAACTCAAATTAATTCGACTACCAAATTTTTTAGGGTTGCGGTATGTTATATCTAAAACAGAAGAAAGTTTATCTCCATATTTAGCTTGGAATCCACCAGCAGAAAAGTTAATATTTTGTATCATATGAGAATTGATAAAGCTTAATCCTTCTTGCTGCCCAGAGCGAATTAAAAAAGGGCGATATATTTCAATACCATTGACATATACTAAATTTTCATCAAAATTTCCTCCTCGAACGTTATACTGCGTACTTAGCTCGTTGTTATTACTAACCCCAGGAAGTGTCATTAAAACATTTTCTACTCCAGCATTTGCGCCTACTAAAGCAGTTACTTTTTTAGTGTCTATTTTGGTAATTCCTTGTGCTTCCTTTTTTTGATTTTTTATGATAATTTCCTTTAACTCTTCATTTTTAATAATCAGGGTAGGAGAAAGCCTTACTGATCGAGCTCCTCTAACGGTTACTTTTTTAGAAAACGATTTATAAGAAATGTGCATAAAAGTAACGATTACCGTTTTTCCTATAGGAATATTTAATTCATAAAAGCCATCTTTATCAGTGGTGGTTCCTTTGTTTAGATAGGATACAGAAACTCCTTCAATAGGAAAATTAAATTTATTGATAACAGTTCCTTTTATAAAAGCTTTTTTTTGAGCGAATGTAACAAAAGGTAGTAAAATAAAAAAGAAGAGTGTTTTTTTCAAAATAGTAGTAGCTGTTCAGCTGTTTTTTTATATTGGGATTTATTTTCTGAAAAAAGTAGTGCTTACAGATTTTGTATTTCCTACTTTGTCAGAAACTACAAGTTTAAAGATATGTTTACTACCTACCAACTTTTTATCATTGAAATTATATGTTAAAATTCCTTTTTTATGATTAAACTCCATTAGTATCCATTTATTGTTTATTGTAGCGTTATAGTCTTTAATTCCTGAACCTTTATCGGAAATTTTAACCTTTAAGGTTTTTAATTTAGAAACCCATTGCCCATTTTTAAAGTTGATAAGTGAAATTTTAGGCGTATTAGTATCTGTTTTTAAAGTATAGTTACCAAGACTTTTTACGGTGGCATAAATTTTATTTTTATTTCTCTTAGTAGTTATATAACGAGGATATTTTATATTGTTAACGTTAGCAATGTATAATTGTTTTTGTTCTTTTTGAGGGTAACCAGAAATATCAAAAGATAACGTGTATTTCTTATCAAGAGGAATGCTAGGCTTGTGTACCTTGGCAATTCCATTTTCAACCCTAAAATCTAAGTAACAATCACTATAAAAAGTGTTTTTAGGAAAGGCTATAGAAACGTTTTTTTCTTGGAATTTATGAAAGTTTTTAGCAATGATTTTATAAGGGGTGGTGTCTTTTGCTTTGAATAGTAAGTTAGTGTTACTTCCAGTAACTGGTAACTTTAAGGTGGTACTATTGTTTTTAAAATCCTTAGCAATGATTTCTACTTGATAAGTATGACCATCTTTAATATCCATCATTCCGTTGTTAATTAAGTTTTCATAAATACTGAGTTTGTTCCCTTTAACTTTATATGTTTTCTGTATTCTACGTTTGTGTTTTTTATAATATTCGTAATCAATCAATAAATTGATATACTTGCTTTCAGCAAAAGAAAAGGTTTCAACATCATGATAGTAGATACGATTACCGTTTACTTTCATTTCTAAGCTATAGATACCATTTTTATTGCGAGCTTTATTTAACCTATCAAAAACAGATACTCCAAAGCCAATAGTGCCGCTAGCTGTTATCTTATCAGTATAATAGATACTGTCGTTAATTTTTTTTATAGGAAGGATTATTTTTTTAGAAGTTCTATTAACTCTAGCATTTTCATTCAAAGGAAATGCCAATAATCTTTTAAAAATAGGGTGGATACTATCAGGAGGAATCAACCCAAAATGCATGGGGTTTATGATATGTGCTGTTTTAGTATTTCTAATTTCATAATGTAAATGAGGCCCTCCTGAACTTCCTGTATCACCAGTATAACCAATTAGTTGCCCTTTTTTAATAGGAAATTGTTTAGGAGAAGGGAAAATATTTCCTGTAGCATAACTTTCTTTTTTGTATTGAATATCTTTTATATATTTTTGAATAGTATCAGCATAACTTTTTAAATGTGCATAAACTGTAGTATAGCCATTAGGGTGAGAAATATATAAAGCCTTTCCAAACCCCCATTGAGATACTTTAATTCTAGAAACGTATCCGTTTGCAGGAGCGTAAATTTTAATTCCCTCTTTTCCTTGGGTCTTAATATCTATACCAGAGTGGAAGTGATTATTTCTGAGTTCGCCAAAAGTGCCCGACAAAATAGTAGGGATTTTTAAAGGAGAATCAAAATAATTTTTAGGATAGCTTTCTTGTGAAAAGGAAAAAGGAGTAATAAATAAAACTAGAAAAACAAATAAATAGTACTTCAAACTTTAATAATTTTTAAGCTAAAATAGTAAAAATATATAAAAGCAATAGAAGCTTGCTATTCAAGCGTTTATTAAAAAGATGTGAAATAGTTGTTATATTTAAAACAGATTCTTAACTTTGTTGGCATAGTTTTATTCTTGTGTAATAGATGAGTAATACCTTAAAAGCGATTCATTTACTAGAAAATAAGTTGAAAGAATTATTGTCTAACTATGAATTTTTGAAAGAAGAAAATGAAGCTTTGCTTCAGAACAGTGGAAGGTTACAGCTATTATTACAAGAAA from Tenacibaculum maritimum NCIMB 2154 includes the following:
- a CDS encoding TonB-dependent receptor, coding for MKKTLFFFILLPFVTFAQKKAFIKGTVINKFNFPIEGVSVSYLNKGTTTDKDGFYELNIPIGKTVIVTFMHISYKSFSKKVTVRGARSVRLSPTLIIKNEELKEIIIKNQKKEAQGITKIDTKKVTALVGANAGVENVLMTLPGVSNNNELSTQYNVRGGNFDENLVYVNGIEIYRPFLIRSGQQEGLSFINSHMIQNINFSAGGFQAKYGDKLSSVLDITYRNPKKFGSRINLSLLGGSFTIEDTFLSKKLSAIVGVRYRDNSLFVNSKQTEVNFRPRFTDVQAFLSYKYQDKLTFNLLSNFSLNNYNYKPLTRRTRFGTIANPLELIVFYQGQEKNRYHTFFGAFSTDYQVNENLKITGIISSFNTQEEEFFDISASYNLGEVDSSIGSENFGEVEFSQGIGSQINHARNSLDALISNVQLKANFKKNNNEWNIGVKYQKENIRDRIREWEIIDSVGFSIRPPHHAISNNQPYTPFTGPIEAFQNIRAENDIDINRVSGYAQFSRKSNLKEHQIWFNFGVRGQNWLVKPRNAPSKSHFIFSPRAQFAIKPDWEKDMLFRISGGWYSQAPFYKELRDHNGRVNPTVKAQKSIHIVAGNEYSFAMWNRPFKLVTEAYYKNLSNVNSYTVDNVRIRYAANNASKAYAYGLDIRLNGEFVPGNDSWISFGYLKTEENNNHRGYIARPTDQRLKFGVLFQDYVPNLPDLKAYLNIVYNTGLPGGSPAYADPYQFQNRLHDYKRADLGLSYILADANKQHNTGFLKSFKELSIGLELFNIFDIRNSITNTWVRDAYSKQQFGIPNYMTGRVANFKIAMKF
- a CDS encoding MATE family efflux transporter — its product is MNLLRYTSEFKQNLRIAYPVMLGQLGHVLVGLADNLMVGKLGAPSLAAVSLGNGIIFIALSLGIGFTFAITPLIAEADGEKNVEKGRSYFQHGVFLSIILGVLLFLVLLLAKPVLYYMKQPIEVVELAVPYFEVVAFSMIPLMIFQGFKQFADGLSLTKYAMQATIIANIINVIFNYLLIYGIWVFPKMGIVGAAYGTLFSRFAMLALLIVIMKSKAIFAPYLKGFSLLEIKEKILQRIFNLGYPTALQMWFEVGIFSSGIFLAGAIGTKAQAANQIALNLASMTFMIAVGLGVTATIRVGNQKGLKNYKELRRIALSIFVLMAAIDLLFAGGFILMKNILPTFYIHDVEVIEVAATLIVIAGFFQLSDGIQAVVLGALRGLQDVKIPMLITFVAYWVVGFPICYYLSLKTDLKAIGIWIGLLISLTVSAILLYIRFHQLTKKLIQTKKYNEIT
- a CDS encoding M23 family metallopeptidase, whose product is MKYYLFVFLVLFITPFSFSQESYPKNYFDSPLKIPTILSGTFGELRNNHFHSGIDIKTQGKEGIKIYAPANGYVSRIKVSQWGFGKALYISHPNGYTTVYAHLKSYADTIQKYIKDIQYKKESYATGNIFPSPKQFPIKKGQLIGYTGDTGSSGGPHLHYEIRNTKTAHIINPMHFGLIPPDSIHPIFKRLLAFPLNENARVNRTSKKIILPIKKINDSIYYTDKITASGTIGFGVSVFDRLNKARNKNGIYSLEMKVNGNRIYYHDVETFSFAESKYINLLIDYEYYKKHKRRIQKTYKVKGNKLSIYENLINNGMMDIKDGHTYQVEIIAKDFKNNSTTLKLPVTGSNTNLLFKAKDTTPYKIIAKNFHKFQEKNVSIAFPKNTFYSDCYLDFRVENGIAKVHKPSIPLDKKYTLSFDISGYPQKEQKQLYIANVNNIKYPRYITTKRNKNKIYATVKSLGNYTLKTDTNTPKISLINFKNGQWVSKLKTLKVKISDKGSGIKDYNATINNKWILMEFNHKKGILTYNFNDKKLVGSKHIFKLVVSDKVGNTKSVSTTFFRK
- a CDS encoding S66 family peptidase, whose protein sequence is MIKPKKLQKGDKIATISLSWGGAGEIPHRYNIGKKQIQEVFGLEVTETKHALRSAKWIYENPKARAEDLMEALEDASIKAIFSNIGGNDSIRILPYINFDIIKNNPKIFIGFSDATVTHFCFYKAGVTSFYGTSTLVGFAENNGMHSYQIKDIKRTLFSNAPNGIILPNTNGWTSERLEWNLPKNQNLSRKLIQSSGWKFLQGTKIATGTLLGGCYDVLETLKDTAIWVSPAQWKGTIMFIETSESMMPPYLFLQILRNYAASGILHNINGLLIGRPYHNKYVKEYEEAIIQVIKKEAGLTELPIITEADFGHTCPTFTIPYGIKAEINPDAKTFAILENAVI
- a CDS encoding GNAT family N-acetyltransferase translates to MSTANYFLKEIVASDINNIHKGLSDTDITRYYDVHFSTLEETKTQMKWYQNLKENGTGIWWGIYDKINQQFCGAGGFNDINKKHKKAEIGFWLLKEYWGKGILKEVMPQLFQIGFTKLNLNRIEGYVLSDNIKCKNALKKVNFTYEGTMREHEIKDNVKINVAIYAILKSEWSS